The genomic segment TTGACATTGCATCACATAGAAAACTTGGAAACAGACCAGTAAGTTGGTTGTTTGAGAGTATAAGTACACCTAATTTCATGTTTGATGCATTTTGGGCAGGAATACCGCCTGACAGTGCGTTGTTGGAGACGTCAATAAGATAAACGTCTGAGGGTAAGGGTCTTAACGGTCCGGCAATATTGTTGGAATGAAATATTAACCTCCTTTCAGGGTTATTCGCCTCCTGAAACTGTGGCAAGCGTCCACTGATATTGTTGTTCGATACATCCAAGTATTTAACTCGTGAATACAGCTTTTCAAACCAATCGGGCAATGTATCTGTTATGCTAGCATGAGGCATCCTCAAATCCGTGACATTTTGTTGCGTTCGAAGCCAAGATGGAAACCTAGGTCCAATTGTGCAAGAAGCTAGATTGATCGCGTGCAGTTGAAATGGAGGAATCCAGTCGGAGCTCACGTTGAAAAATAAGTCGTTCAATGACATAGACAACTCTATCAAATTTATTAGTTTAGCCAAGTGCAACTCAGTTACCATCCCAGACAGAGAGTTGTTAGATAAATCCAACTTTTCAAGATTTGAAAGCAGTCCAAGACTTAAAGGGATGTCTCCACTTAACctattattttgaaaatctAACTCCCTCAAATTCAACAATGTCCCGAGAGATCCTGGGATTGGACCAGTCAACAAATTGTAAGAAAGCCGAAGATACTCCACATCTTGAAGACAGCCATCTTCATTTACTCCTAAATCTGGGATTTCTCCAGTAAATCTGTTTTCAGTCAAATCCAAGAACTTCAGTTTGCAGAGATTAAGGATACCGTCAGCTATCATTCCTTGAAACTTATTTTTAGATAGGTCTAGATAAGAAAGACTACTCAAGTTCAACAATGTATTAGGCATTGAAGAGTTCAGGAAATTGGAAGACAGGCCAAGCACTCTGAGAGATAccaatttttcaagattttgtgGAATTGAACCGTAAAAGCCATTACCATCAAGACGTAGTTCAACGAGGCCACTAATGTTAAACAACCAGCGAGGGATTGCAGAATTTATCGTGTTCCATTGAAGATCAAGCGAAACAAGGGACGTAAAATTCACATTCGATAGAGGGGGAATGGAACCAACCAATGTATTAGAAAAGTTCACTTTTATCAATGCAGGTAGCATGTTGATCGAAACCAACCAATCCTCAGCTTCTCCAAGCTGCACACCCGAGAAATCCAAGTGCTTCAAAGAGGAAACACGAGATATCCAATGAATACTATCAGAAGTCAATCTATTCATCCAAAAATCACTCAAATCTAAGTACTCCAGATGCGAAAGATTCCCAATATGGGGTGgaatctttccttcaaaacGAGCAGCAGAAAGATTAAGATATCGCAAATAAGTTAAGGAACCGAAGAACTTAGGAATCTCAAAGCCTGAAAAGTTGTTCATACTCAAATCCAAGTATTGCAACTGCTTCAAATCAAGTAAAGAAGGACTTATCTCACCTCGGAGACAAGTCTTGCTGTAAATTGCTGCATATTCATCGTGATCGACGATATCTTGGAACCTTGCATAGTCGATAACGTTTGGATTGTGAAGGTCTATTTTCACAACAGTGAGATGTTTTGTTGCTGCACGTGACTCCTTCCCATTCACAGCATTCTTGTCCAATCCACGAAGATAGTCGGTTTGATTCATCCGTGAGGAATTGCTTGAATGTCGTTAGTGCTATTCGTTCCTTGCCTATACATTTTACAGTTGAATGCATCGCCCCAACTGTTAGTCCTGGTGTCTGTGTGAAAACAAGAGCAAAGAATAGGAATACAACAGTTGACATAGCCatgattttgtttttcttgGTGGTATACAAAGCTTCTGATTTGTGTGTTGCATGTTTTATATACTATATTTGATCTATGATATCTATCAAGCAACAGCGTGGATTTAGAAGAAATTTACTATAAATTTTCTTTCTACACGTGGCATCTGAAATGTTGGTTTCGTGGAATATTTACCTGCCTGATAAttctataaaatattaattttttaagtatATTTTAGCAGCTTCTTTTTTTCGCTCTCTTATTTAATTAGATTTTAATTGGTCTGCACAAGGGAAGACCTCGAAATTGATGTTGCGGTGAACTCAATGACTTTTGGGATATCATGAATGGTGTcgttatttttttaatacaatttatatttatttgaagGGTGAAAGTGTACTAGAGATTTCCGTCACGTTATTAAGATAACTATAAAAAGTAGATCTTTCATGAGAtaatttcaagaatttttatttgtaagacagtccaatcctatcgatattgacaataaaaaataatactcttagcataaaaagtaatattttttcatggatgacccaaataaaaaatatgtctcacaaaatacgactcgtgagatcgtttcacacaaatttttgtcaactATAAATTGTTAAACCAATATTATactattaataaattaataagtaatatgtaaaaataaatttcttataTCTATCGATTTTTTATATCAGTTGGAGGACTTCAaaagattatatatattatagttAGATTTGTTCCTTTGTATATATAAAAGCTTTTTGATGGGTAATTCTTGAGTCAACTCTCAACGAATTTAAAACATTATCACTGAGCAATTATGTTTGACTCACGAGTATTTTTTTAATCCCACATATTGTATTGATTGCCGGCAATCTGGGATAAATGGACAAATGGTCTACATCGAGATTAAAATCAGGATCCCGATAAATTTGAAGTTAGAACTgtttctaatatattttatgatCTCTCCCTCACAGTCGTTTATACAAATTAAAagttgaaaatataatttttatttttttatgaaacttCATATCAATATGATTGTATAAGTAAAGGTTTATATTAAAAATGAAGAAaggtttatatttaaaaaaaacgttTGGCATCTTGATATTAAATTTTCTCAATTTTCATGTTGCGTGATGGTAAAGATAATTCTGTTTGTTGCTAACGTCAATTTGCCGGCCCCCAATACCTCTCTAAAGTAATTTGTCCTTTTGGTCTTGGGGTGatggattttaaaaaaaaaaaaatttaagaaggGTTGAGTTGCGTGtgatattattatatgttaTATCTTTACTATTTACCGAATTTTTTAAGATCGAATTTTATTGGAAATTTAGTGGTCAACTTCCTCCTTGTTTGTTTTGCATGGATGTATCAAAATTGGCCAATtgtcatttcaaaaaaaattaaaaaaaaaaaatcctacTCTGATCTTGGAACAAATTTAAGTAAATACAACATTGCTGATACTGAAACATTTAGTCCTTCATATTTATGAAAGGCATATTTTGTCTAGTTTTATCCATGCACACGGAGAGTGTGTGGCATAGCCAAAACAAAGCTCCGAATGTACGATGGTCGAGCTCACAAATAAAAGAATGAATAGTTGAAGACTAGACACATTTATCGTAGAAAGTTGCCAGTTAATATAAATAATGGTGGCGCAAAAAGAATACTCACATTTGTAAATGTAGGTAGCCGTTTTGATCTTGTAAAAAATAAGGATGTCTTTCTCATTCTTAAAAACCCGCCAAAATCGGTTCATTTTAGATCATGGAATAGGAAACTAAACAGCCAACCTGATCATTTTTCAAGGTACACAAATCATACGAacctaaaaattataaatagatCATCAGGATACAAGGATGGAAAAAAATCTGACCTCCAACAAATTACACGAATTTGCAAACCTTAACTAATTGTCACCACAATAACCGCAGATGAGATTACAAATACAGACTGAAGATTTACAATCATATTAACTGTAATTGAGATAATTTTTCCAAAAGGATAAGAGTAAACTTCAATGCCCTTCTTGATTTGATTCTGTGTGACATTGTTGAGAGGGTTTCTAATCTACGTCAGAAGCATACTGCACATTTAATTGGATTTTGCTTGTCATGATTACACAAACAAAGAAGGGCTGAGATTACGAGATGAGAAAGGACAAACAACGAGCTTTACTAAGAACTGGGCCTCAGCACTGCAATTGGTTCATTTGTTATCATGTGTTACGTGTCACCTGCTTCTTGCTACAGTCCTGCATGGTTGTTGGGAGATCATTAAGAACCAGAAACATTCGAGGATAATAACTAAAGAACAGAACATCATATCACAAAATTTGGTATCTAATTTGGACAAGTCACAGTAGATGGGGTATATCCACCCCTTAAAGTCGTGATAACAACTTTATATCTATGAATAGTCTCAAAACAACTTGTTTTTGCCACAGAATCTCATTCCAGCAAACATGCAAGATATTAATCATTCTCTAAGTTATAATCATTAAAGTTTAAAATAGATAACGAGCTTGGCAGAAATCAAAGGCAGGTTGCCAAGAAGTCAATGTTAGTGATGGAGAAATCTGTAATTCATATTCAGCGCGGAAAGCTGACAAGAAATCAGTTTTAGTGGGGAGAATCTGTAATTCATATTTTGGTGCAGAAAGCAGACGATAGATAGGTGGTTAAGATGGCAACCAGATACACGAAATGCACTACATAAAATAACCAGATATCACAAGATGCAGTCATTCCAATCGAATATGGAACAGCAATAAAAACAGACAACCTGAATAACATGCTAGTATAAGGGAAGTAACATTTTCAAGAACAGGCATACCTTCGTGGATGTAACTGGGAATTGTTTAATGAGCTATTACGATTCCCGAGTTGTTTGGCACTATTTTCATGTTCTTTCCCCACATGCATGGCAGCCACCTCCTTCTCCATCGAGGCCACTTCTCTTCTCATCTTTTTGGCCTCAATTTCCATGGCTTTAGTTAATGTTTCCACCTTCTTTGCTAGCATCTGATCAGAAAACAAGACAAGTAGGTTTGAGAAGAAGACTAATCAAGTCAGCGAAGTCACCATAGCACATGCAAATAAAGAAACCAACCTCAATTGCATCATCCTTATCTTTTAGGCTCTGATCCTTTTCATGACCAGCTTTTCTCAAGGCAACCACTTCTTTTTGTAAAATATCGTACAACAACCCTGGCACAGAGTCCTCTCCATCATTGTGTGCATCACTGGGCTTTTCATCTTGATTTCCTTTCCACGGGCTATTTTGCTTCTCGTCATCCTCAGTTCCATCACAGGACTGACTTTGCATGAAATTTGGCCCTAATACATTTAAGACAATTTTACTCCTGTCCAAAGATCTTGAACCCCCATCAAAAGACTTTGATGTCCCTTTTGCATGTTTCAACACGGAACTGCTCCCAGAAGACCTCAATGAAACAGACGGAGGCCTCTTGGTTAGGAAGCCATTGGAAATCAGTTTGGAAATGTTTTCAGCACCACCAAGTGACTGGCGATGCAAAGGATTATTAATTGAGCATTTTCCATCTGCCGTACTGTGTGCAGCAGTGTTTGGTGATCTCAAAGTTTCTTCAAGAACTCTCAGACGAAGTTGATATTTTTCCTGGATGGAAGAGCTAGAACTTAAAGTTgaagaatttgaaatttcattaaaaattcaGATAAAAAACAACTGAGCTAGTTACTTTCAACTGGCCTTCAGACTTGGCGGTTCTCTCAGTAATAGCTAGCTTGTCTCTTAGTTGCTGCATCTCACCCTGTGACAACATACAGAACTCATCTCACTATTGACTTTAAAAAGTACAATTGTTTAAAGGGCGAAAAAATAAAGTCTGAAGTCACTGGGAAATTACCTGCAAGAACCTCCTTTCTTCAAGCCATTGTTTCACAGGCACCACCTTATCATTTGCATCTTTCCATTCATTAGCCACAACAGTTGCCACCCTGTTTGCCGTTACTTTTGCACGAGCTAGCTCTCTATCAAgaatttttctttcttcctgAAGAAATCAGCAAAAGCTGATCACATATTAGGGTTTCATAACGCTGAACAATGCATGAAATACAAGTTTACTTTCGTATTAACCACATTACATTCATCTCCTGAACTTTACGCTGATAATCCCGCACTGCATTGGCAGCTGCACCACCAGCAAGAACAGCCTCTTCAAGTTCATGCACAGTTTGAGTAAACCTTTCAACCTCTGCAACCTTCTGGCGGTGCATTCTATCTAAAATCTTATTCTCTTCCTGATAAATCATAAAATGCTACATGCTAGGGGGGAAAAGAGAGAAACAATAAATGTTCAGATGTGGTTTTAAAACCAAAGAGCGTGCAAGACCGCAAAACCTGGCATATTTCAATCTGTTTAATCAATTCTTGGTTCTTGTTTTGGAGATCATCCACCATAGAAGCCTTCATCAATGCGACCTGCACAgttctctctgcttccactagAGCAGCCTCCTTCAACTTAGTAAGTCGGTCCAATGCTTTGTTATCGTCCTGCAGCTTTGCAATCTGGAAGGGGGATATCAAAAAATTAAGAAATGTTCCCCAAATGGGAATTGTTTAACTAAATGGAAGGTAGCCTAAAGAAAATATGGACCTCTTGCCGAGCAAGCTTGAGCTCAGCCTCCAAGGGAGCCAAGATAGCTTCGATTGGAGGCATATCGTCATCCTTCTGACCAGCATGAACTCTCCGAAGAGTGGCTTCGGCAGCAAATTGAGCAGCCAT from the Primulina tabacum isolate GXHZ01 chromosome 8, ASM2559414v2, whole genome shotgun sequence genome contains:
- the LOC142554271 gene encoding receptor-like protein EIX1, producing the protein MNQTDYLRGLDKNAVNGKESRAATKHLTVVKIDLHNPNVIDYARFQDIVDHDEYAAIYSKTCLRGEISPSLLDLKQLQYLDLSMNNFSGFEIPKFFGSLTYLRYLNLSAARFEGKIPPHIGNLSHLEYLDLSDFWMNRLTSDSIHWISRVSSLKHLDFSGVQLGEAEDWLVSINMLPALIKVNFSNTLVGSIPPLSNVNFTSLVSLDLQWNTINSAIPRWLFNISGLVELRLDGNGFYGSIPQNLEKLVSLRVLGLSSNFLNSSMPNTLLNLSSLSYLDLSKNKFQGMIADGILNLCKLKFLDLTENRFTGEIPDLGVNEDGCLQDVEYLRLSYNLLTGPIPGSLGTLLNLRELDFQNNRLSGDIPLSLGLLSNLEKLDLSNNSLSGMVTELHLAKLINLIELSMSLNDLFFNVSSDWIPPFQLHAINLASCTIGPRFPSWLRTQQNVTDLRMPHASITDTLPDWFEKLYSRVKYLDVSNNNISGRLPQFQEANNPERRLIFHSNNIAGPLRPLPSDVYLIDVSNNALSGGIPAQNASNMKLGVLILSNNQLTGLFPSFLCDAMSMTILDLANNQFHGSLPECIGDMENLSMLDLTNNTLHGEIPTSLSNLSLMSLHLNNNSFEGKLVSLENMTFLSILDVGRNSFTGTIPQWIGERLQYLKFLSLQSNGFHGDIPQNLCQLPQLQLLNLASNNISGQIPKCIKNLTGMIEEHSAMEYLILDVDYGGSILEIVNGIERRYTKTMPFLTSLDLSNNSIVGEIPHNITKLIGLRNLDLAGNHLTGRIPDDIGAMQELISLDLSRNNLSGQIPSSLSSLNYLTHLNLSYNGLSGRIPTGNQLQVIEDPSIYVGNKGLCGAPILKSCDGDAAVPPVQASGGSDEDGDDSLFPWFYAGIGPGFLVGFLIVVGTLNFVKSWRYLLFYFVESVVTTTCTAFRKDHKEEESQGINE
- the LOC142552716 gene encoding microtubule-associated protein 70-1-like; protein product: MRDREANRSVMTGISGEGNVSLTPELISGDNAPERTPLTASASFREGGKSYSSRRRGVRPSLDADDLINLLHGSDPVKLELNRLENEVKEKDRELGEAQSLIRALKLSERLREKAVEELTEELAKVDEKLKLTESNLENKNLEIKRINDEKKASMAAQFAAEATLRRVHAGQKDDDMPPIEAILAPLEAELKLARQEIAKLQDDNKALDRLTKLKEAALVEAERTVQVALMKASMVDDLQNKNQELIKQIEICQEENKILDRMHRQKVAEVERFTQTVHELEEAVLAGGAAANAVRDYQRKVQEMNEERKILDRELARAKVTANRVATVVANEWKDANDKVVPVKQWLEERRFLQGEMQQLRDKLAITERTAKSEGQLKEKYQLRLRVLEETLRSPNTAAHSTADGKCSINNPLHRQSLGGAENISKLISNGFLTKRPPSVSLRSSGSSSVLKHAKGTSKSFDGGSRSLDRSKIVLNVLGPNFMQSQSCDGTEDDEKQNSPWKGNQDEKPSDAHNDGEDSVPGLLYDILQKEVVALRKAGHEKDQSLKDKDDAIEMLAKKVETLTKAMEIEAKKMRREVASMEKEVAAMHVGKEHENSAKQLGNRNSSLNNSQLHPRRTVARSR